The following proteins are encoded in a genomic region of Salvelinus namaycush isolate Seneca chromosome 12, SaNama_1.0, whole genome shotgun sequence:
- the ypel2a gene encoding protein yippee-like 1 translates to MTRSKTFQAYLPNCHRTYSCIHCRAHLANHDELISKSFQGSQGRAYLFNSVVNVGCGPAEERVLLTGLHAVADIYCENCKTTLGWKYEHAFESSQKYKEGKFIIELAHMIKDNGWD, encoded by the exons ATGACACGCTCCAAGACCTTCCAGGCCTACCTGCCCAACTGCCACCGTACCTACAGCTGCATCCACTGTCGAGCGCACCTGGCCAACCATGACGAGCTCATCTCCAAG TCCTTCCAAGGAAGTCAAGGTCGAGCTTACCTCTTCAACTCAGT GGTGAACGTGGGGTGTGGACCAGCAGAAGAGAGGGTTCTGTTGACAGGGCTTCACGCGGTGGCTGATATCTACTGTGAAAACTGTAAAACCACGCTGGGCTGGAAATAC gaGCATGCCTTTGAGAGCAGTCAGAAGTACAAGGAGGGGAAGTTCATTATCGAGCTGGCCCACATGATCAAGGACAATGGCTGGGACTGA